Proteins from one Romboutsia sp. CE17 genomic window:
- a CDS encoding AraC family transcriptional regulator, with product MKENEILLWTQTVSILLDTSILYTSDIKELINIYENNPFYKIFSEEYDYKTFLRNYIKYSEEQIIYNIDTPLRIYYVVIFLNKKNNKSIIIGPFLEEPMNEDTIKELKFTLNLNDTTLIELKKYYATLPIIDRGKILTITSLFLESYYKTKGPFPMTFVGNGDIKKNEFDLEKDLENDVPLKIIEERYKRENEFMEAVSNGDFPSAYMAYEKMMSNLHTYYKFRDRITSQRGLSVQITLLRKAAEAGGVHPLHLENLSTKYTLLSVSKFKLDEGIIIKMIKDYCALVKEHSLKDVSPLMRDAINYIQFNLNSDLTVSSIADYLCITPNYLYRIFKKERGISVIDYINKKRIKESIKLMKKTDLQIQAIAEKVGINDISYFSRLFKKEIGKSPTQYKKDIGKK from the coding sequence ATGAAAGAAAATGAAATTTTGCTTTGGACACAAACAGTATCTATATTATTAGATACATCAATTTTATATACATCAGATATAAAAGAGTTAATAAATATTTATGAAAATAATCCTTTTTACAAGATTTTTTCAGAAGAATATGATTATAAAACTTTTTTGAGAAATTATATAAAGTATTCAGAAGAACAAATTATATACAATATAGACACACCTTTAAGAATTTACTATGTTGTGATTTTTTTAAATAAAAAAAATAATAAAAGTATAATTATTGGACCATTCTTAGAAGAACCAATGAATGAAGATACTATTAAAGAGTTAAAATTCACATTAAATTTAAATGATACAACATTAATAGAACTAAAGAAGTATTATGCAACTTTGCCAATTATAGATAGAGGTAAGATATTAACTATTACGAGTTTATTTTTAGAAAGCTATTATAAAACTAAAGGTCCATTTCCAATGACGTTTGTAGGTAATGGTGATATAAAGAAAAATGAGTTTGATTTGGAAAAAGATTTAGAAAATGATGTTCCTTTAAAGATAATAGAAGAAAGATATAAAAGAGAAAATGAGTTCATGGAAGCTGTTTCTAATGGGGACTTTCCAAGTGCATATATGGCTTATGAAAAAATGATGTCTAACTTGCACACTTATTATAAATTTAGAGATAGAATTACAAGTCAGAGAGGGCTTTCAGTACAAATTACTTTATTAAGAAAGGCAGCAGAAGCAGGAGGAGTACACCCACTACATTTAGAAAATCTTTCTACAAAGTATACTTTATTATCAGTATCTAAATTTAAATTGGATGAAGGTATAATAATAAAAATGATTAAAGATTATTGTGCATTGGTAAAGGAACATTCTTTAAAGGATGTAAGTCCACTCATGAGAGATGCAATAAATTATATACAATTTAATTTAAATTCAGATTTGACAGTTTCAAGTATAGCAGACTACCTTTGTATAACTCCAAACTACCTCTATAGAATATTTAAAAAAGAACGTGGGATTTCTGTAATTGATTATATTAACAAAAAAAGAATTAAAGAATCTATTAAACTTATGAAAAAAACAGATCTACAAATCCAAGCCATTGCAGAAAAAGTTGGAATTAATGATATAAGTTATTTTAGTAGATTATTTAAAAAGGAAATAGGAAAATCTCCTACTCAATATAAAAAAGATATAGGTAAAAAGTAA
- a CDS encoding glycoside hydrolase family 3 protein, whose amino-acid sequence MLELKQKIDLKAKPFYLSDEDIKWVEETLANLTLDEKIGQVFVDMLWNNTEDEVRERITKYGMGGFRYNNMSPIELYKQNKVIQETSKIPALIAANIEAGGDGGVGGGTHFGHHVTIGATQDKENAYKLGYYGCKEAAAIGCNWTFAPIVDINKNWRSSVVSSRCFSSDADQVLEMSKEYLRGAKDAGLASCMKHFPGDGLDERDQHIVTANNDMTVEEWEENFGKVYRGMIDAGVESVMIGHIRLPEMSRKLRPGIKDNEIMPATIAPELLQDLLRDELGFNGLVITDATHMVGLTSAMRRSEIMPYTIAAGCDMILYYRDKDEDVESIKEGLANGVLTEERLNEAVTRVLAFKAMLKLHTKKANGTLVQDEEALSVIGCEEHKNIARDIADKAITLVKNTKNQLPITPQTHKRIMLYTVENSGFAPNKVETDSLKSRVKAKLEAQGFEVTLFDPTSGLNGKQLLAATPIKEFVDSFDAVMLFINVAGFSQSNVRRITWAMPMGPDIPWYVTELPTVCVSVFNPFHLIDVPMVPTYINAYSDNDDTLDLVIEKIMGKSEFKGVSSVDAFCSAWDTRL is encoded by the coding sequence ATGTTAGAATTAAAGCAAAAAATAGACTTAAAAGCTAAACCTTTTTACTTATCTGATGAAGATATAAAATGGGTTGAAGAAACTTTAGCTAACTTAACTTTAGATGAAAAGATAGGTCAAGTATTCGTTGATATGTTATGGAACAATACTGAAGACGAAGTAAGAGAACGTATAACTAAGTATGGTATGGGAGGATTTAGATATAATAATATGTCTCCTATTGAACTTTATAAGCAAAATAAAGTAATACAAGAAACTAGCAAAATACCTGCCTTAATAGCTGCTAATATAGAAGCTGGAGGAGATGGAGGAGTAGGTGGTGGAACTCACTTTGGACACCATGTAACAATAGGTGCTACTCAAGATAAGGAAAACGCTTATAAGTTAGGATACTACGGATGTAAGGAAGCAGCTGCAATAGGATGTAACTGGACTTTCGCTCCAATAGTTGATATAAATAAAAACTGGAGAAGTTCTGTTGTTTCAAGTAGATGTTTCTCAAGTGATGCAGACCAAGTTCTTGAAATGTCAAAAGAATACTTAAGAGGAGCAAAAGATGCTGGTCTTGCTAGCTGTATGAAACACTTCCCAGGGGATGGACTTGATGAAAGAGATCAACATATAGTAACAGCAAACAATGATATGACTGTAGAAGAATGGGAAGAAAACTTCGGTAAAGTTTACAGAGGTATGATAGATGCTGGTGTTGAATCTGTAATGATAGGACATATAAGACTTCCTGAAATGTCTAGAAAATTAAGACCAGGAATAAAAGATAACGAAATAATGCCTGCTACAATAGCACCAGAATTATTACAAGACTTATTAAGAGATGAATTAGGATTTAATGGATTAGTTATAACTGATGCTACTCATATGGTTGGTTTAACTTCTGCTATGAGAAGATCTGAAATAATGCCATATACTATAGCGGCTGGTTGTGATATGATACTTTATTATAGAGATAAAGATGAAGATGTTGAATCTATAAAAGAAGGTCTTGCTAATGGAGTATTAACTGAAGAAAGATTAAATGAAGCAGTTACTCGTGTATTAGCATTTAAAGCAATGTTAAAACTACATACTAAAAAAGCTAATGGAACTTTAGTTCAAGATGAAGAAGCTCTTTCTGTAATAGGATGTGAAGAACATAAAAATATAGCTAGAGATATAGCTGATAAAGCTATAACATTAGTTAAAAATACTAAGAATCAATTACCAATAACTCCACAAACTCATAAGAGAATAATGCTTTACACAGTAGAAAACTCAGGATTTGCTCCTAATAAAGTTGAGACTGATTCTTTAAAATCAAGAGTAAAAGCTAAGTTAGAAGCTCAAGGATTTGAAGTTACTTTATTCGATCCAACTTCTGGACTTAATGGTAAGCAATTATTAGCTGCAACTCCTATAAAAGAGTTCGTTGATAGCTTTGATGCAGTTATGTTATTCATTAATGTTGCTGGATTCTCTCAAAGCAATGTAAGACGTATAACTTGGGCTATGCCAATGGGTCCAGATATTCCTTGGTATGTAACTGAATTACCAACAGTTTGTGTATCTGTATTTAATCCATTCCACTTAATAGATGTGCCAATGGTACCTACTTACATAAATGCTTACTCTGATAATGATGATACTTTAGATTTAGTTATTGAAAAAATAATGGGTAAATCTGAATTTAAAGGTGTAAGTTCTGTAGATGCATTCTGTAGTGCTTGGGATACTAGATTATAA
- a CDS encoding bile acid:sodium symporter family protein → MGVLNNVERLGKIMSKYMIILIIGALVYSFIQPKTFLWVVPNMNTILQILMFSVGVTISIDQFKLVLERPKDVFIGALGQFTIMPIVAFLVCKLMNLPPEISIGVILVGCCPGGISSNVMSFIAKGDVALSVSLTTVSTLIAPIVTPALTLILAGSYIDVSLYSMFLSIIKIVLIPIIAGILCNKYLPKVSEVTEKCIPMLSSLSLMCLVAGVTSNSLDNLKTTGVLLFIAVIIHNVFGHLLGYILAYKFGMDEEKRRVVSLEVGMQNTGLATTLAVSHFSLLAALPAAISGTWQTIFSAVLANYWSKKSEEKEIELDVYNNK, encoded by the coding sequence ATGGGGGTATTAAATAATGTGGAGAGATTAGGTAAGATTATGTCTAAGTATATGATAATATTAATTATAGGAGCATTAGTATATTCATTTATTCAACCAAAGACATTTTTATGGGTAGTGCCTAATATGAATACTATATTACAGATATTGATGTTTAGTGTTGGAGTAACAATAAGTATAGATCAATTTAAATTAGTTTTAGAAAGACCAAAAGATGTTTTTATAGGAGCGTTAGGACAATTTACAATAATGCCTATAGTTGCATTTCTTGTATGTAAGCTAATGAACTTACCTCCAGAGATATCAATAGGGGTGATACTGGTAGGATGTTGTCCAGGTGGAATATCTTCTAATGTTATGAGTTTTATTGCAAAAGGAGATGTTGCACTTTCGGTGAGTTTAACAACTGTGTCGACTCTTATTGCTCCTATTGTAACACCAGCACTCACTCTGATTTTAGCTGGAAGCTATATAGATGTTTCTTTGTACTCAATGTTTTTATCTATAATTAAAATAGTTTTAATTCCGATAATTGCAGGAATTTTATGTAATAAATATTTACCAAAAGTAAGTGAAGTTACAGAAAAATGTATTCCAATGTTATCAAGTTTATCACTAATGTGTCTAGTGGCTGGAGTTACAAGTAATAGTTTAGATAACTTAAAGACTACTGGAGTATTACTATTTATAGCTGTTATAATACACAATGTGTTTGGCCATTTACTAGGGTATATTTTAGCTTATAAATTTGGAATGGATGAAGAAAAAAGAAGGGTAGTTTCTCTTGAAGTAGGTATGCAAAATACAGGTCTTGCAACTACTTTAGCTGTTAGCCATTTTAGTTTATTAGCTGCTCTTCCAGCAGCAATTTCTGGTACTTGGCAAACTATATTTAGTGCAGTTTTAGCTAATTACTGGTCTAAGAAATCAGAAGAAAAAGAAATAGAATTAGATGTTTATAATAATAAATAA
- a CDS encoding EAL domain-containing protein — MAFNVFFKNKKIKKNNISFFNKFSLNQKILIYFVIQIIIVILAINVFSKRVVVDNIINMEKVKDSQKLYSIVNAIDNELNTVQKFSKDYSNWNKTYEYVEYKIKELEKDYCEAFEKENFDSINMMNLGINTIIILDNDGKILYESLYSEDELGSYEISKEIKDISLKEEILNSITEFSSKNGIIKTENGIYFVSMNPILNNNGSGKKAGILLMGKEISKIKLEETTPEFYIEESVNNLPVKNENTIEQSNIETKNLGEVKNNIELVPNYIKSIESRLYIKDFTESEYINIKLEPELKMVDTIKITRVLFLGILSLYILIIIFTWNFLNNSFMHKINNIIKSISKLNKYNLEYQYKELDIQDELVIVEKQIDTLVNELNNHYDEIIVKSNTDELTGLYNRVGFNKEIENYNKESKNKDLKSAVLFLDIDKFKNINDIYGHKIGDSILRELANRISINSIPNSVLSRTSGDEFVIFIKEYKDKEDVIDFASNLVKVMNEPFKLGGYSIKATVSIGISFYPEGCNNINDLVIQGDIAMYNVKKNGRNNYAEYNSGMKKIISGIAITEAIKYKEMFLVYQPQINPINNCIEGVESLIRWNSKILGFVPPNEFIKIAEETGTIHDLGNFIIEEVFNQINIWERMKFNIPKVSINISPIQLMDKYFYDYVESMLEKYSISTEKIVFEITENFAIEDQKVIVDNLYKIHEAGINIYLDDFGKGYSSLGYLEKLPISGVKIDKKFIDYICQNDKIVKMIFTLAQSLNLKVVAEGVEYNEQKEKLTQMGECVIQGYLYSKPLTVNELESKYIN; from the coding sequence ATGGCATTTAATGTATTTTTTAAAAATAAAAAAATAAAGAAAAACAATATTAGTTTTTTTAATAAATTTAGTTTAAATCAAAAGATATTAATTTATTTTGTTATTCAAATAATAATAGTAATATTAGCTATAAATGTTTTTTCAAAAAGAGTAGTAGTTGATAATATTATTAACATGGAAAAGGTCAAAGATAGTCAAAAGTTATATAGTATAGTCAACGCTATAGATAATGAATTGAATACAGTTCAAAAATTTTCTAAAGATTATTCGAATTGGAATAAAACATATGAATATGTTGAATATAAAATTAAAGAATTAGAAAAGGATTATTGTGAAGCCTTTGAAAAAGAAAACTTTGATTCTATAAATATGATGAATTTAGGCATAAATACCATAATTATTTTAGATAATGATGGAAAAATTTTATATGAGTCTTTATATAGTGAAGATGAATTAGGTAGCTATGAAATATCTAAAGAGATTAAAGATATTTCACTTAAAGAAGAAATTTTAAACAGTATAACTGAATTTAGTTCTAAAAATGGAATAATAAAAACAGAAAATGGAATTTATTTTGTTTCTATGAATCCAATATTAAATAATAATGGATCAGGCAAAAAAGCTGGTATACTGTTAATGGGGAAGGAAATTTCTAAAATTAAACTAGAAGAGACTACACCAGAATTTTATATAGAGGAATCAGTTAATAATTTACCTGTAAAAAATGAAAATACAATAGAACAATCGAATATAGAAACAAAGAACTTAGGAGAGGTAAAAAATAATATTGAGCTAGTTCCCAATTATATTAAATCAATCGAAAGTAGATTATATATAAAAGATTTTACTGAAAGTGAATACATAAATATCAAGTTAGAACCTGAATTAAAAATGGTTGATACTATAAAAATAACTAGAGTACTATTTTTAGGTATATTATCTTTATACATATTAATAATAATCTTTACTTGGAATTTTTTAAACAATAGTTTTATGCATAAAATTAATAATATTATAAAATCTATCTCAAAACTAAATAAATATAATTTAGAATATCAATATAAAGAATTAGATATACAAGATGAGCTTGTTATTGTAGAAAAGCAAATTGATACTTTAGTAAATGAATTAAATAATCATTATGATGAAATTATTGTAAAATCAAATACAGATGAGTTAACAGGCTTATATAACAGAGTTGGTTTTAATAAAGAGATAGAAAATTATAATAAGGAATCTAAAAATAAAGATTTGAAATCTGCAGTATTATTTTTAGACATAGATAAATTTAAAAATATAAATGATATATATGGACATAAAATAGGCGATTCAATATTAAGAGAATTAGCAAATAGAATTTCTATAAACTCAATTCCTAATAGCGTATTATCAAGGACATCTGGAGATGAATTTGTTATTTTTATAAAAGAATATAAAGATAAAGAAGATGTAATAGACTTTGCAAGCAATTTAGTAAAGGTTATGAACGAACCGTTTAAGTTAGGTGGTTATAGTATAAAAGCTACGGTTTCTATCGGAATATCATTTTATCCAGAGGGATGTAATAATATAAACGACCTTGTAATACAAGGTGACATAGCTATGTATAATGTAAAGAAAAATGGAAGAAATAATTATGCAGAATACAATTCTGGTATGAAAAAGATTATATCAGGTATAGCCATAACTGAAGCTATAAAATATAAAGAAATGTTTTTAGTATATCAACCTCAAATAAACCCTATCAATAATTGTATCGAAGGGGTTGAGTCTTTAATAAGATGGAATAGTAAAATCTTAGGATTTGTACCTCCTAATGAGTTTATAAAAATTGCTGAAGAAACGGGAACAATACATGATCTAGGAAATTTTATAATAGAGGAAGTATTTAATCAAATTAATATATGGGAAAGAATGAAATTTAATATACCAAAAGTAAGTATAAATATATCTCCTATACAGCTTATGGATAAATATTTCTATGATTATGTAGAATCAATGCTTGAAAAATATTCTATATCAACTGAGAAAATCGTGTTTGAAATAACAGAGAATTTTGCAATAGAAGATCAAAAGGTAATAGTTGATAATTTATACAAAATTCATGAAGCAGGTATAAATATATATCTAGATGATTTTGGTAAAGGATATAGTTCTCTTGGTTATTTAGAGAAACTTCCAATAAGCGGTGTTAAGATAGATAAAAAGTTTATAGATTATATATGTCAAAATGATAAAATAGTTAAGATGATATTCACTCTTGCACAATCTTTAAATTTAAAGGTAGTAGCTGAAGGTGTAGAATATAATGAGCAAAAAGAAAAGTTAACTCAAATGGGTGAATGTGTAATACAAGGGTATTTATATAGTAAACCATTGACAGTAAATGAATTAGAAAGTAAATATATAAATTAA
- a CDS encoding GNAT family N-acetyltransferase translates to MTRKYDLILSQNKTLYTKRLKLRPFSMDDRKDVFEFAGDEEATKYVTWETHKSIDQSINSILNYYSRAGIYAIELRKVKKCIGCVEIRIDAQNDKASFGYILNRDYWNNGYMTEALNEILRLSFEDLKLNRVEGEHYVGNDASGKVMQKCRMVHEGRARQEVKVKGTYYDVDHYSILISDWQNKKEY, encoded by the coding sequence ATGACAAGAAAATATGATTTAATACTATCACAAAATAAGACATTATATACTAAAAGACTAAAGCTTAGACCATTTTCTATGGACGATAGAAAGGATGTATTTGAGTTTGCGGGAGATGAAGAGGCAACTAAATATGTAACTTGGGAAACTCATAAATCTATAGATCAATCAATAAACTCTATATTAAATTATTATAGTAGAGCAGGTATATATGCAATTGAATTAAGAAAAGTTAAAAAATGTATCGGATGTGTGGAGATAAGAATAGATGCTCAAAATGATAAAGCAAGCTTTGGATATATACTAAACAGAGATTATTGGAATAATGGATATATGACAGAAGCATTAAATGAGATACTGAGACTAAGTTTTGAAGATTTAAAATTAAATAGAGTAGAAGGAGAACATTATGTAGGAAATGATGCTTCTGGGAAAGTAATGCAAAAATGTAGAATGGTTCATGAAGGTAGAGCTCGTCAAGAAGTAAAGGTAAAAGGCACATACTACGATGTGGATCACTATTCTATACTCATATCTGATTGGCAAAATAAAAAGGAATATTAA
- a CDS encoding WD40/YVTN/BNR-like repeat-containing protein, giving the protein MIVNYKNSEEDYKIGYEEFYKVSRKMYSRLYVYFFTLLYIFWIYHLNVISDFYKIETMDYLKGLAIVCVAFIFFNILIKKSLTHTLDTKIKELIRLRPTMIGEKNIEIIDGILIYRTVNERIDYSAKCIDKLIEKDNRIILYVDKTNPLFIIPLDSFKDEKEKNEFLRLIHIEQLKGKKEKEKLKENKVRKKLNRKQKVAILLVLVLILVGVILYPFYKKTQMNKLIGISNEFFKEYIKENEEFYNSKNMGAIYNPKETVIIAGDSKEFVSQVFFELIVEANGESEDTSGQYKMRIKKVNGQYELIDSGNLVSSDGLSLVNYSSQEKEKEDINETKEDISSESYKTKTGIYYTIGSRKIRLSYNKKKDFVDVPIPSRYIDSNIDPEKIYLLKDNTYYITHKKTAFISTDQNDILITISNDKGKTWDKVVIENGYQGGDLFIGFTSQDVGYYAITTDVAMGNQNSYIYITKDGGKTWSEIGNTNGVYPHVITGVGFLDDKIGFIGFRYESNNNPIVYRTEDAGLTWEELSIKLPYEYASDYATPLSPSFDGEKGILPVKLRDNDKTINFVTKDKGLTWDYSE; this is encoded by the coding sequence ATGATAGTAAATTATAAAAATAGTGAAGAAGACTACAAAATAGGTTATGAAGAATTTTACAAAGTATCTAGAAAAATGTATTCACGATTATATGTGTATTTTTTTACACTTTTGTATATATTCTGGATATATCATTTAAACGTTATATCTGATTTTTATAAAATAGAAACAATGGATTATTTAAAAGGGTTAGCTATAGTTTGTGTAGCATTTATTTTCTTTAATATTTTGATAAAGAAAAGTCTTACACATACTCTGGATACAAAGATAAAAGAACTTATAAGACTAAGACCTACCATGATAGGAGAAAAAAATATTGAAATAATCGATGGTATTTTAATTTATAGAACTGTAAACGAGAGAATAGATTATAGTGCTAAATGTATAGATAAATTAATTGAAAAAGATAATAGAATAATTTTATATGTTGATAAAACAAATCCATTATTTATAATACCTTTGGATTCATTTAAAGATGAAAAAGAAAAAAATGAATTTTTAAGATTGATACATATAGAGCAATTAAAAGGTAAAAAAGAAAAAGAAAAATTAAAAGAAAATAAAGTTAGAAAAAAACTCAATAGAAAACAGAAGGTAGCTATCTTACTAGTACTTGTTTTAATACTTGTTGGAGTAATTTTATATCCTTTTTATAAGAAAACTCAAATGAATAAATTAATAGGGATTTCAAATGAATTTTTTAAAGAGTATATAAAAGAAAATGAAGAGTTTTATAATTCTAAAAATATGGGGGCAATATATAATCCTAAAGAAACTGTGATAATAGCAGGAGATAGTAAGGAATTTGTATCACAAGTATTTTTTGAACTTATTGTAGAAGCTAATGGAGAAAGTGAAGATACATCTGGTCAATATAAGATGAGAATAAAAAAAGTAAATGGTCAATATGAATTAATAGATAGTGGAAACTTAGTTAGTTCTGATGGTCTGAGCTTAGTTAATTACTCAAGTCAAGAAAAAGAGAAAGAAGATATAAATGAAACTAAAGAAGATATTTCAAGCGAATCTTATAAAACTAAGACAGGAATTTACTATACTATAGGTTCAAGGAAAATACGACTTAGCTACAATAAAAAGAAGGATTTTGTTGATGTACCAATACCTTCAAGATATATAGATTCTAATATTGATCCAGAAAAAATATATTTGTTAAAAGATAACACATATTACATAACTCATAAAAAGACTGCATTTATATCAACTGACCAAAATGATATACTTATAACTATTAGTAATGACAAAGGTAAAACTTGGGATAAAGTAGTTATAGAAAATGGATATCAAGGAGGAGATTTATTCATAGGATTTACTTCTCAAGATGTAGGGTACTATGCTATAACTACTGATGTGGCAATGGGTAATCAGAATTCTTATATTTATATAACTAAAGATGGTGGTAAGACTTGGAGTGAGATAGGAAATACAAATGGAGTATATCCTCATGTGATTACTGGAGTAGGATTCTTAGATGATAAAATAGGATTTATTGGTTTTAGGTATGAAAGTAATAATAACCCTATTGTTTATAGAACAGAAGATGCAGGTCTTACTTGGGAAGAGCTTAGTATAAAACTACCATATGAATATGCTAGTGATTATGCCACACCTCTTTCTCCAAGTTTTGATGGAGAGAAGGGGATACTACCAGTTAAACTTAGAGATAATGATAAAACTATTAACTTTGTAACTAAAGATAAAGGTTTAACTTGGGATTATAGTGAATAA
- a CDS encoding TIGR00266 family protein, whose product MYSHEVDYKLYGDDMQFVEIELDPRETVIAEAGAMMMMDNNITMETIFGDGSQKSNSGGIWGALGGAAKRVITGESLFMTAFTNSGHEKQKVSFASPYPGKIIPIDLTSVGGKLICQKDAFLCAAKGVSIGIDFRKKISVGFFGGEGFILQKLEGDGLCFIHAGGTIIKKTLRAGERLKVDTGCLVAMTRDIHYDIKFVGGIKNTLFGGEGIFFATLTGPGDVWVQSLPFSRLASRVFASAPQAYGKQTGEGSILGSFGDLFER is encoded by the coding sequence ATGTATTCACACGAAGTAGATTATAAACTATACGGAGATGACATGCAGTTTGTAGAAATAGAGTTAGATCCAAGAGAGACTGTTATAGCAGAAGCTGGTGCTATGATGATGATGGATAACAATATTACTATGGAAACAATATTTGGTGATGGAAGTCAAAAAAGCAATTCAGGTGGAATATGGGGAGCATTAGGAGGTGCTGCAAAAAGAGTTATAACAGGTGAGAGTCTTTTTATGACTGCATTTACTAATAGTGGACATGAGAAGCAAAAAGTTTCTTTTGCATCTCCTTACCCAGGAAAAATTATTCCTATAGATTTAACTAGTGTTGGAGGTAAGTTAATTTGTCAAAAGGATGCTTTTTTATGTGCAGCTAAAGGAGTAAGTATAGGTATTGATTTTAGAAAGAAAATTAGTGTAGGATTTTTTGGAGGAGAAGGATTTATACTTCAAAAACTTGAAGGTGATGGACTTTGCTTTATTCATGCTGGAGGAACTATTATTAAAAAAACACTAAGAGCAGGTGAAAGGCTTAAAGTTGATACTGGATGTCTTGTAGCCATGACAAGAGATATTCATTATGATATAAAATTTGTAGGTGGAATAAAGAACACTTTATTTGGAGGCGAAGGAATATTTTTTGCGACTTTAACTGGTCCTGGAGATGTTTGGGTTCAAAGTTTGCCATTTAGTAGGTTAGCATCAAGAGTGTTTGCATCAGCACCTCAAGCTTATGGAAAGCAAACTGGAGAAGGTAGTATACTTGGCTCATTTGGTGATTTATTCGAAAGATAG
- a CDS encoding dicarboxylate/amino acid:cation symporter, translated as MNKSKTSKSNDNSLAIKMAIALAIGLIVGTSFIFLRESLIANGKSATWVMINNLLFQDISKPEGNGAIGIFYIVGQLFINSLQLVIVPMVFTSIALAMCNISDTKKLGRISYKTMLGFLVASIFALILAGIFGMTAHKMGLFNVNINNIATNEGTAGSNPLLVFVQTIPSNIASVFSDNGRILSIVFLASITGICINTLGNEILVLKKLLQDINKIITIFLTFVITKFGPIAIFVLITRTFAIYGIDHLKPALAYVLTTTSALLIFLIFGYALFVYISTGLNPAIFVKKISKVALFGFSTSSSAATLPLNTKTVVEELGVNEEVASFTLPLGMTINMNGTAIMQVIAAIFIASSAGYEVTVGNILIIALLALIASIGTPAAPGAGAIILFTVLTGMGYQNDAAVLAYSLILAINRPVEMLVTSLNVVGDAATAVYVSKSENNLNEDIYNAD; from the coding sequence ATGAATAAGAGTAAAACATCTAAAAGTAATGATAATAGCTTAGCAATAAAAATGGCTATAGCCTTGGCTATAGGATTAATAGTTGGTACATCATTCATATTCTTAAGAGAAAGCTTAATTGCAAATGGCAAATCCGCTACTTGGGTAATGATTAATAATTTATTATTCCAAGATATAAGTAAGCCAGAAGGAAATGGTGCAATAGGTATCTTTTATATCGTTGGTCAACTATTTATAAATTCCTTACAATTAGTAATAGTTCCTATGGTTTTTACTTCTATTGCGCTTGCTATGTGTAATATAAGTGATACTAAAAAATTAGGACGTATATCTTATAAAACAATGCTTGGATTCTTAGTAGCATCTATATTTGCATTAATATTAGCTGGAATATTCGGAATGACAGCTCACAAAATGGGATTATTCAATGTAAATATAAATAATATCGCTACAAATGAAGGAACTGCTGGCAGCAATCCATTACTTGTGTTTGTTCAAACTATACCTAGTAATATAGCTTCTGTATTTAGTGATAATGGTCGTATATTATCAATAGTTTTCTTAGCTAGTATAACAGGGATTTGTATAAATACTTTAGGTAACGAAATCTTAGTATTAAAAAAATTATTACAAGATATAAATAAAATAATAACTATTTTCTTAACATTTGTAATAACTAAGTTTGGACCAATAGCAATATTTGTTTTAATAACTAGAACTTTTGCTATATATGGTATTGATCATTTAAAGCCAGCACTTGCTTATGTGCTTACTACAACATCTGCCTTATTAATATTTTTAATATTTGGTTATGCATTATTTGTTTACATATCTACTGGATTAAACCCAGCAATATTTGTAAAGAAAATATCTAAAGTTGCACTATTTGGATTCTCGACATCTTCATCAGCTGCAACACTGCCATTAAATACTAAAACTGTAGTTGAAGAATTAGGAGTTAACGAAGAAGTAGCTTCATTTACACTACCACTTGGTATGACTATAAATATGAATGGAACTGCAATAATGCAAGTTATAGCAGCTATATTTATAGCATCTAGTGCTGGTTATGAAGTTACAGTAGGAAACATATTGATAATAGCACTACTTGCTTTAATAGCATCAATAGGTACTCCTGCTGCACCCGGTGCTGGAGCAATAATATTATTTACAGTTTTAACAGGTATGGGGTATCAAAATGATGCTGCTGTACTTGCTTACTCATTAATACTTGCTATAAATAGACCTGTAGAAATGTTAGTTACATCTCTTAATGTTGTAGGAGATGCTGCAACTGCCGTATATGTTTCTAAGTCAGAAAATAATTTAAACGAAGATATATATAATGCTGATTAA